In the genome of Eschrichtius robustus isolate mEscRob2 chromosome 12, mEscRob2.pri, whole genome shotgun sequence, one region contains:
- the TRIM27 gene encoding zinc finger protein RFP produces MASGSVAECLQQETTCPVCLQYFVEPMMLDCGHNICCACLARCWGAAETNVSCPQCRETFPQRHMRPNRHLANVTQLVKQLRTERPSGPGGEMGVCEKHREPLKLYCEEDQMPICVVCDRSREHRGHSVLPLEEAVEGFKEQIQNQLDHLKRVKDLKKRRRAQGEQARAELLSLTQMEREKIVWEFEQLYHSLKEHEYRLLARLEELDLAIYNSINGAITQFSCNISHLSNLIAQLEEKQQQPTRELLQDIGDTLNRAERIRIPEPWITPPDLQEKIHIFAQKCLFLTESLKQFTEKMQSDMEKIQELREAQLYSVDVTLDPDTAYPSLILSDNLRQVRYSYLQQDLPDNPERFNLFPCVLGSPCFIAGRHYWEVEVGDKAKWTIGVCEDSVCRKGGVTSAPQNGFWAVSLWYGKEYWALTSPMTALPLRTPLQRVGIFLDYDAGEVSFYNVTERCHTFTFSHATFCGPVRPYFSLSYSGGKSAAPLIICPMSGIDGFSGHVGNHGHSMETSP; encoded by the exons ATGGCCTCCGGGAGCGTGGCCGAGTGCTTACAGCAGGAGACCACCTGCCCCGTGTGCCTGCAGTACTTTGTCGAGCCCATGATGCTCGACTGCGGCCACAACATCTGTTGCGCCTGCCTCGCCCGCTGCTGGGGCGCGGCGGAGACCAATGTGTCGTGCCCCCAGTGCCGGGAGACCTTCCCGCAGCGGCACATGCGGCCCAACCGGCACCTGGCCAACGTGACCCAGCTGGTGAAGCAGTTGCGCACCGAGCGGCCGTCGGGGCCCGGAGGCGAGATGGGCGTGTGCGAGAAACACCGCGAGCCCCTGAAGCTGTACTGCGAGGAGGACCAGATGCCCATCTGCGTGGTGTGCGACCGCTCCCGCGAGCACCGCGGCCACAGCGTGCTGCCGCTCGAGGAGGCGGTGGAGGGCTTCAAG gAGCAAATCCAGAACCAGCTGGACCACCTAAAAAGAGTGAAAGACTTAAAGAAGAGGCGTCGGGCACAGGGGGAACAGGCACGAGCTGAGCTCTTG agCCTGACCCAGATGGAGAGGGAGAAGATCGTTTGGGAGTTTGAGCAGCTGTATCATTCCTTGAAGGAGCATGAGTATCGCCTCCTGGCCCGTCTCGAGGAGCTAGACTTGGCCATCTACAACAGTATCAATGGTGCCATCACTCAGTTCTCTTGCAACATCTCCCACCTCAGCAACCTGATCGCCCAGCTGgaagagaagcagcagcagcccaCCAGGGAGCTCCTGCAG GACATCGGAGACACGTTGAACAG ggcTGAAAGAATCAGGATCCCTGAACCCTGGATCACACCTCCAGATCTGCAAGAGAAAATCCACATTTTTGCCCAGAAGTGTCTGTTCTTGACTGAGAGTCTAAAGCAGTTCACAG AAAAAATGCAGTCAGATATGGAGAAAATCCAAG aattgAGAGAGGCCCAGTTATACTCAG TGGATGTGACTCTGGATCCAGACACGGCCTACCCCAGCCTGATCCTCTCTGATAACCTGCGGCAAGTGCGGTACAGTTACCTCCAGCAGGACCTGCCTGACAACCCTGAGCGGTTCAATCTGTTTCCCTGTGTCTTGGGCTCTCCATGCTTCATTGCTGGGAGACATTATTGGGAGGTAGAGGTGGGAGATAAAGCCAAGTGGACCATAGGTGTCTGTGAAGACTCAGTGTGCAGAAAAGGCGGAGTAACCTCGGCCCCCCAGAATGGATTCTGGGCAGTGTCCTTGTGGTATGGGAAAGAGTACTGGGCTCTTACCTCCCCAATGACTGCCCTCCCCCTGCGGACCCCTCTCCAACGGGTGGGGATTTTCTTGGACTATGATGCTGGCGAGGTCTCCTTCTACAACGTGACAGAGAGGTGTCACACCTTTACTTTCTCTCATGCTACCTTCTGTGGGCCTGTCCGGCCCTACTTCAGTCTGAGTTACTCGGGGGGGAAGAGCGCAGCTCCTCTGATCATCTGCCCCATGAGTGGGATCGATGGGTTTTCTGGCCATGTTGGGAATCATGGTCATTCCATGGAGACCTCCCCTTGA